In a genomic window of Amblyomma americanum isolate KBUSLIRL-KWMA chromosome 4, ASM5285725v1, whole genome shotgun sequence:
- the LOC144127817 gene encoding uncharacterized protein LOC144127817, translating to MQVFAQIIAFAFLPVLTARPPGIVPGIWTPHQEGEICARHPVATDTWEPLATPPLENWTKQAASAAPSSPTAPFASAIKQRHPLSAHCGLCGCATVRTANPLTFVMQVFAQIIAFAFLPVLTARPPGIVPGIWTPHQEGEICARHPVATDTWEPLATPPLENWTKQAASAAPSSPTAPFASAIKQRHPLSAHCGLCGCATVRTANPLTFVMQVGVPYTLFAKKSSNYCLVQLPSPQCCFCLAVECVNVIRALLLLSGDVETNPGPPNTDAVLSELQKLSAGQRKLISEVQGLKNQLVTTDKTISALSERIANLETQFEVISTLRTEIETLQTSTARTTHQLSEIDTRLDDLENRSRRNNLVFYGLPDPNEKESYDQSEKIIIQHCLDSLNLVIDPKDIERAHRLGRHSIDRQRPIIVKLSAFKTKGVILSNGPKLKNTDFSIGEDFSRPVRNARKHLVAFARTKSGPFSLRYKTLHMGPKRYMFDQDTQTVKEIA from the coding sequence atgcaggtcttTGCTCAAATCATCGCCTTCGCTTTCCTGCCGGTCTTGACGGCCAGACCACCTGGCATCGTACCAGGCATCTGGACGCCACACCAAGAAGGCGAAATTTGTGCTCGTCACCCGGTCGCCACCGACACTTGGGAGCCCCTGGCAACGCCACCTCTCGAAAACTGGACCAAACAAGCGGCGTCGGCAGCCCCATCGTCACCGACAGCACCGTttgcgtcagctataaaacagcgacacccactttcggcacactgtgggctttgcggctgtgccactgtacggaccgctaatccgcttaccttcgtcatgcaggtcttTGCTCAAATCATCGCCTTCGCTTTCCTGCCGGTCTTGACGGCCAGACCACCTGGCATCGTACCAGGCATCTGGACGCCACACCAAGAAGGCGAAATTTGTGCTCGTCACCCGGTCGCCACCGACACTTGGGAGCCCCTGGCAACGCCACCTCTCGAAAACTGGACCAAACAAGCGGCGTCGGCAGCCCCATCGTCACCGACAGCACCGTttgcgtcagctataaaacagcgacacccactttcggcacactgtgggctttgcggctgtgccactgtacggaccgctaatccgcttaccttcgtcatgcaggtcgGTGTTCCATATACTCTTTTTGCTAAGAAATCTAGTAATTATTGTctggtgcagctgccgagcccacagtgcTGCTTCTGCCTTGCTGTTGAATGTGTCAATGTGATTCGTGCTTTACTATTACTATCGGGCGATGTTGAAACAAATCCGGGACCACCTAATACTGATGCTGTTTTGTCCGAACTGCAAAAGTTGAGCGCTGGTCAGAGAAAACTTATTTCTGAAGTCCAAGGCCTGAAAAATCAACTAGTAACAACAGATAAAACAATATCTGCCCTAAGTGAACGAATTGCGAATCTTGAAACCCAATTTGAGGTAATTAGTACCCTGCGAACAGAAATCGAAACACTTCAAACCAGCACTGCTAGAACGACCCACCAGCTTTCCGAGATAGACACACGTCTGGATGATCTTGAGAACCGCTCAAGAAGAAACAATCTAGTATTCTATGGACTTCCCGACCCAAATGAGAAAGAATCATATGACCaatcagaaaaaataataatccaGCACTGCCTTGACAGCTTGAACCTCGTAATCGACCCTAAAGACATAGAGCGCGCACACCGCCTTGGCCGTCACAGCATTGACCGCCAAAGACCTATAATAGTGAAGCTGTCTGCTTTCAAAACCAAAGGGGTCATTCTTTCGAATGGCCCTAAGCTTAAAAATACAGATTTCAGTATCGGCGAAGATTTTTCTCGGCCCGTCCGAAATGCCCGAAAACACCTTGTGGCTTTCGCCAGAACCAAGTCAGGACCCTTTTCCCTTCGATACAAAACGCTGCACATGGGACCAAAACGTTACATGTTTGACCAAGACACACAGACCGTGAAAGAAATCGCATAG